The following are from one region of the Nicotiana tomentosiformis chromosome 7, ASM39032v3, whole genome shotgun sequence genome:
- the LOC104115744 gene encoding uncharacterized protein isoform X2: MFRKVLICIDDAVEIISKPLVFCLRKGADMNPKFEEIIVKTGQRFHFANTPLPNEKAIQYAAEAFVCFTMVGTAIVYQGSRSRERRDKELLEYLKQERWRKEQEVFKETKQKLVEENKKLD; encoded by the exons ATGTTTAGAAAAG TCTTAATTTGTATTGATGATGCGGTGGAGATTATATCAAAGCCTTTAGTTTTTTGCCTGCGAAAAGGTGCAGACATGAATCCAAAATTCGAAGAAATTATTGTCAAAACGGGTCAg AGATTCCACTTCGCTAATACCCCTCTTCCTAATGAGAAAGCTATACAGTATGCTGCCGAAGCTTTTGTTTGTTTTACG ATGGTAGGTACTGCGATTGTCTATCAAGGGAGTAGAAGTCGGGAGCGACGAGATAAAGAACTTTTGGAATATTTAAAGCAAGAACGCTGGAGGAAAGAGCAAGAAGTCTTCAAAGAAACGAAGCAAAAACTCGtggaagaaaataaaaaactCGATTAA
- the LOC138896551 gene encoding uncharacterized protein, with product MSKPVAYSLRKGADRHPKFQQFIVKKGQRFHFGDAPVVDEEKAIQNAAKALVVFTMAGTAVVYQWNRMQQRRYRRVLNLLKQERSEVEQQCLAKMQREILEEKRKNNDKTWRVKAMNQFLLETAEKAQLEAVNGTKPQVVAVNASLEEVNP from the exons ATGTCAAAGCCTGTAGCTTATAGCCTGAGAAAAGGTGCGGACAGGCATCCCAAATTCCAACAATTCATTGTCAAAAAGGGTCAG AGATTCCATTTTGGTGATGCCCCTGTTGTTGATGAGGAGAAAGCTATACAGAACGCTGCCAAAGCTCTCGTTGTTTTTACG ATGGCAGGTACTGCAGTTGTCTATCAATGGAACAGAATGCAGCAGCGGAGATATCGAAGAGTCTTGAACTTATTAAAGCAAGAACGCTCGGAGGTAGAGCAACAATGCTTGGCGAAAATGCAGCGAGAAATCTTGGAGGAAAAGCGAAAAAACAACGATAAAACGTGGAGGGTAAAG GCAATGAATCAGTTTCTGCTGGAGACAGCAGAAAAGGCGCAGTTAGAGGCAGTTAACGGAACAAAACCACAGGTTGTGGCAGTTAACGCAAGTCTTGAAGAAGTAAATCCATGA
- the LOC104115744 gene encoding uncharacterized protein isoform X1, which translates to MFKALRSFLIFIIMSVLICIDDAVEIISKPLVFCLRKGADMNPKFEEIIVKTGQRFHFANTPLPNEKAIQYAAEAFVCFTMVGTAIVYQGSRSRERRDKELLEYLKQERWRKEQEVFKETKQKLVEENKKLD; encoded by the exons ATGTTCAAAGCTTTGCGCtcatttttaattttcatcatcATGTCAGTCTTAATTTGTATTGATGATGCGGTGGAGATTATATCAAAGCCTTTAGTTTTTTGCCTGCGAAAAGGTGCAGACATGAATCCAAAATTCGAAGAAATTATTGTCAAAACGGGTCAg AGATTCCACTTCGCTAATACCCCTCTTCCTAATGAGAAAGCTATACAGTATGCTGCCGAAGCTTTTGTTTGTTTTACG ATGGTAGGTACTGCGATTGTCTATCAAGGGAGTAGAAGTCGGGAGCGACGAGATAAAGAACTTTTGGAATATTTAAAGCAAGAACGCTGGAGGAAAGAGCAAGAAGTCTTCAAAGAAACGAAGCAAAAACTCGtggaagaaaataaaaaactCGATTAA